A genomic stretch from Onychostoma macrolepis isolate SWU-2019 chromosome 02, ASM1243209v1, whole genome shotgun sequence includes:
- the sdhc gene encoding succinate dehydrogenase cytochrome b560 subunit, mitochondrial, producing MALLLRTVARQGLCPSRSQFGVLYRYAVPMGTTAKEEMNKFWSKNTRLNRPVSPHISIYKWSIPMMMSISHRGTGVALSSGISAFALAALVLPESYPYYLDLIHSMTFGPQFLAFSKFALAFPVVYHTFNGIRHLVWDLGKGFKIPEVYRSGYMVIALTVLASIGLAAM from the exons ATGGCGTTGCTTCTAAG GACGGTGGCCCGGCAGGGTCTGTGTCCGTCACGGTCACAGTTTGGCGTACTCTACAGATA tgctgttCCTATGGGAACTACAGCAAAAGAGGAAATGAACAAGTTTTGGTCAAAAAACACACGACTCAACCGACCTGTCTCACCACATATAAGCATCTACAA GTGGTCTATCCCCATGATGATGTCCATCTCACACAGAGGAACTGGCGTTGCACTAAGTTCAG GAATCTCTGCGTTTGCACTTGCTGCGTTGGTGTTACCTGAGAGTTACCCATATTACCTTGATTTGATTCACTCCATGACCTTTGGGCCCCAGTTTCTTGCTTTCAGCAAATTTGCTCTGGCTTTCCCAGTGGTTTACCACACATTCAACGGCATCCGGCAtctg GTGTGGGATCTTGGGAAGGGTTTTAAGATTCCTGAAGTCTATCGTTCTGGCTACATGGTCATTGCTTTGACGGTTCTCGCATCAATCGGTCTTGCTGCCATGTAA